The Anas acuta chromosome 14, bAnaAcu1.1, whole genome shotgun sequence DNA window CCCCCAGAGCCCTGCGGTGGCCAATGCCCTTGGAGCGTTAAtgcgggctggggctgccctgcacACAGGGCAGTGGCACCACATCCCCTGCACCatccccaggctgcagggggctCAAGGGAGGGGAAATGCAGCAGCACGTGGGGGGGCAGTGAGGTTTACCCCATTTTCTGTGGTTCATTATTTCTGTCTAGAGGTCCAGGTCCTGCACTGGGAAAATGAGGAGGAAATTTCCGCGCACCCTACAACACACAAAGGCCTCGCAGCCTCGAGAGGGGGGCACATGCCCCGAGTGGGGGCATTCCTCCAGCGGCCCTCCCAGCTTTTGGGGCCGCAGATTTCGACTCCTACAAGGTCCCTCCAGAGCAGCAAGGGACAAGCTGCGCGCCGTGCGCCCGGGGTGAGCTCGAAGCACCTccgctcccagccctgcaggctctgGGCAGGGCCCGGACGGAGGCTGCAGGGCGGCGGCGCGGTTGGGTGGAGGACAGCACCACCGTGCGGCACAGCATCCCCCGGCTGCAGGGACACGGTCAGGGGCTGCTCCGGGACCCCAAGCCGCGAGTGActcccgctgcccccagccccgtccctggTCCAGGCCGTGGCTGcgccctcccccaccccccacccctgcctcagtttccccctccccagcactccGCGCCCCAGTGCCTGGCCTCGGGAAACCGCAGGGGCATGGCACGgcctggggtgggggcagcacccccagggacgcCCCCGggagcacccccagcctgcagctccggggcacagccccagggccagctgccagcacagccgcTGTGCCCgcgctgctgggggctgggagcagcagcaggggacgGAAACATCGGGGTGCTGGGGCGCCATCACCTCGCTTGATGGGTCTGAGCTAGGGTGGCTCATGTCACCATGCCGTCacccccagcagagccccaaaCCCCTCCCCGGGCAGGTTTTGTCCAGTGAGTCCCTCAGGGCCATGGCTGGAGCCACTGGTGGAGCCAGCGCCCAGGGAGGAGGCAGTGGCCGAGTCCCAGACCACACTGGCCCCCGGCCCTGAGGCTCACTGGCACCTCAGGGATGCGCCAGACACACCTCTGGGAAAGCACAGCGGGGCTGAGGCTTTCCCTATTTAGCTCCTAGTGTGTCTGGGCCAGCCTCACTGCAGGCAGACATCCCTCTGCTGCGATGGAGTGGGCTCCAAACCTGGTAGGTGACCGTGCTGTGGTTCGGGGCTCGCTGCTCATTTGTCTTCTGTGATAGAATAAGTGACACGCTTGTTTGCGGATGGCTACctgggtttgtttgctttggagaTGCACATGTTGGCCTGCAGGGCCAATCACTCCCATGCCTCGTGCAACAAGGACAAAGCAGCCTTGAAGAGCAAATTCAGGATGGTCTGAGGGGACAGCATGGCACAGGAGGGAGAGAACAGCCCCCAGGTCTGAGATTTTTCTGCCCCGGGCCCCGGCATGGGACGAGTGTCACGGCAGCTGCCCAGGAGAAGGACCTGCGGGCAGGGTGTGGGGCTGCCTTGGCCAGCTGCAGGAAGGCGAATAGCAAGAGCAGGACTACAGAAAGCAACTTTGTTTGCTATGGGGCAGCCTGCCAGCTGTCAGCACACAGGAGCTTGGCCCCACAAGGCcggagggagaaggaaaggaaaaagcatctttctttctctctccgTCCTTGGAGcacagagggagggagaggagggattGGATAAAGATCCCATTCTTGCCTGTCTCATCTCTAAAGCGCCTTTTAAACCAGAGGAGCCTGAGGTACACCCCAAGCTGGATGCGCATACGTCCCTCCCAGCatgcagccccccgggggcacAGCTCAGGGCAGCACGGGGGCACTCTGGGTGATGCAAATTGCCAGCATGTCCCTGGGCAAGGGGCTGTGCAGCCACAAGCACCACCTGGGGCTTGGGCTACAGGTGCACCACAACAATGTGCTCACCACCCCACAGTGCACGTGCCACCCCAAAATGGATGCAGCCCTGCCATCGCCTGGTGTGACCCCTTGTGCAGGCCTGGGCAGTCACGCACCACCCTCCTTcttcctcagcttctcctctgcATCTTCACCTTTGCCATGGTCCTGGTGCCAGAAGCCAAAGACCAAAGCAAGTCAGccaaggggaggagaaggggccCGGCACAGCCCCCCACAGCTGCCCCCGCCCTGGCCTGGAGCCTGGATGACACCTACACCCCCATGGAGGACTACGAGCGCAGCATCCAGGACATGGTGCGCCAGCTGAGGAACAGCTCTGAGCCAAGCGACACCAAGTGCCAGGTCAACCTGCAGCTCTGGAGGTCTAACCAAAGGAGCCTGTCCCCCTGGGCCTACAGGTGAGTGTGGGGCACAGTCCTAAGGGCCAGGGGCTCTGGTCAGGGCCACATGTGCTGGCTGCACGCTGGCGGGCATGGCAGTGACTGTGGCTCCAGCAGCATAGAGCCAGCCCACAGGAAGCTCCCCGTA harbors:
- the IL17B gene encoding interleukin-17B isoform X2; amino-acid sequence: MVLLLCIFTFAMVLVPEAKDQSKSAKGRRRGPAQPPTAAPALAWSLDDTYTPMEDYERSIQDMVRQLRNSSEPSDTKCQVNLQLWRSNQRSLSPWAYSINHDATRIPADIPEARCLCTGCINPFTMQEDRTMASIPIYSRLPVRRLLCQGPGKVGRKPSGRKKCHKKYQTVMETIAVGCTCIF
- the IL17B gene encoding interleukin-17B isoform X1, translated to MEWAPNLLLLCIFTFAMVLVPEAKDQSKSAKGRRRGPAQPPTAAPALAWSLDDTYTPMEDYERSIQDMVRQLRNSSEPSDTKCQVNLQLWRSNQRSLSPWAYSINHDATRIPADIPEARCLCTGCINPFTMQEDRTMASIPIYSRLPVRRLLCQGPGKVGRKPSGRKKCHKKYQTVMETIAVGCTCIF